The Alcaligenes aquatilis genome contains the following window.
AGCGTTTTTTGTGGGCGCTTTTTATTGCGCTGCCGATTGCCTATCTTTTGACTATATTTTTGCTCCCTAGGCTTAGCGTGGTGGTGTACGGGGATGCGCCTATCCGGATTTCCGTGCAGGCTTTGGGAGAAAGTTCACCTAAGTCACAGTCTAAAGAGGTTTGGCTGGATACCCCTGTCGGCGTAACGCCTGAAAACGCTCCTGGATGGGATATTCGCGGCCCACAGATGGTGGCCTATCAAGAGCCTTTCACGCCTTTGGTGTTTGACTTGCCGGCGGCCTCCGAGGGCCTCACGTTCATAAGGCAGGGTTGGTCAGGCAAGGTTAAGATCAGTGCGGGTGATCAAGCCATGATTCTTGACCTATATAGTAAGAACGAGGCCAGGTTGACAGTTCGTCCACATGAGTTGATACTGCGAGCCCATTCTATTTATCTGCCCTTTGTTGCCAGTGTTTTTTTTGCTACTTTGCTGTTGGTCACTGTTGTTCTGCAGTTGATTTTGCGCCGCGATCGAATCCTTGAAGTGGTGGTGGATCGACCTATACACTCAAAGAATATGAAGTATGTTTCAAGATTGGACCATCTTCGTTTCTTGGCTGCTTCTATGGTGATTTTCTATCATACCTTTACCGATAATTTTGGTTTGGGGCACAGTACCTATAATCCTTTTATGGGATTGGTGGAGCAGGGGCATATGGGTGTGGGTCTTTTTATGGTTTTGAGTGGTTATTTGTTGACCAGCATCGCTTATGGTAAGCAGGTTAAGTATTTTGATTTTATAAAAAATAGAATTCTCAGAATTTATCCTCTTTATTTGCTTTGTGTCATAGTCATGTTGTGCGGGTGGCGGCTTGATTACACCTTTACACAGGCTTTAAGTTTATTTTTTCCCTTTGTAAATACACTGCAGGATGTGAAGTTACCGTTTTTCGGACATCTTTGGACGGTGGCGGTTGAGCTGCAGTTTTATCTGATATTCCCTTTTCTGGTGAGATTCCTGGAAGAGAAAGGTGTCGGTTTTGCATTGGCGCTACTGTCGGTGACTGTTTTTTTCAAAATTTTGTTGTGGAAGAGCATGGGCTCAGTGACTAATGTGTCCTACATCACTCTTTTGGGAAGAATCGATCAATTCATGGTCGGCATGCTGGTGGCGTATCTTGTTAAGCGTTTCATGGACAATAAGAAGATCTCCCCAGCCTGGCTATTGGCCTCGTTAGGGTGTGCTGCAGTGGTGATCAGTATTTTTGCCGGAAATGAAGGGCTGATTGGTATTGATCAATCCTGGTTCATGGCTCTGTGGCCAACTGTGG
Protein-coding sequences here:
- a CDS encoding acyltransferase family protein, giving the protein MTSQRFPFFERFLWALFIALPIAYLLTIFLLPRLSVVVYGDAPIRISVQALGESSPKSQSKEVWLDTPVGVTPENAPGWDIRGPQMVAYQEPFTPLVFDLPAASEGLTFIRQGWSGKVKISAGDQAMILDLYSKNEARLTVRPHELILRAHSIYLPFVASVFFATLLLVTVVLQLILRRDRILEVVVDRPIHSKNMKYVSRLDHLRFLAASMVIFYHTFTDNFGLGHSTYNPFMGLVEQGHMGVGLFMVLSGYLLTSIAYGKQVKYFDFIKNRILRIYPLYLLCVIVMLCGWRLDYTFTQALSLFFPFVNTLQDVKLPFFGHLWTVAVELQFYLIFPFLVRFLEEKGVGFALALLSVTVFFKILLWKSMGSVTNVSYITLLGRIDQFMVGMLVAYLVKRFMDNKKISPAWLLASLGCAAVVISIFAGNEGLIGIDQSWFMALWPTVEALMWAFLIVAYAHANFHIPVSLDLSLARLGQLSFSMYCMHYVIIPFTRDHWATVGLASNDMLDVIVQSAFLTIPCIVLFSMLTFGVIEKPFLSLKSRYAGGQHTHKKLFPA